Part of the Micromonospora rhizosphaerae genome is shown below.
TCATCCGACGACGCGACGGGGCCGACCCTGACTCGCTTGCCGCCGGCATGGGTGATGAACACGTTCTCTGCCCCGTTGACGTCGATGTTCTCGATGTCCGGGTCGTCGATCAACGGCTGCAGGTCGCCCAAACCGGTGAATGCGTCCATCAGCGACCGGCGCAGCTGCTCGCGAACCTCGTCCGGGACGGCCTGCTGGCCGCGCCGCAGCGCCCTCACGTTGTACTCGCGCACGACGTCGGTCACTAGGTCCTCGACGAATGCCGCCCGGTCGTCGACCTCGCTGCGGCGCACCGCGGCGGCCAGCCGATCGGACACCTCGGCGTGCAGTTCGTCGCGCAGCACGGCAACCTGTGCGGACATGAGGCCCGTTGTCATGGCGTGGCCTCCAGCCTCTCCCGCGCGGGTTCCGCGGCGGTGTTCCGCCCGGCGTCGAAGGCCTCGGCAGGATCCGCCGCAGGGTCGGCGGGCGGACGGTAGGTGAGCGCGAAGCTGCGGGCCGCGGCGAGCAGCGGACGGCGGGTCCAGCCCGCATCCCGTCGTGCTCCGGGCTGTCGCCACCGGCGGGGCCGCTTGCGTCCGGCGAGGATGTCGGCCGCCACCGGGTCGTGCGGGACCGTGGCCGCGATCTCGATCTGCAGGTAGTCGGCGATCTCTTCGGGCTGGTGTGGTCCGTCGCCGACAAGCACCAGGCGCACGACGGGGCATCGCCGCCGCAGGCTCGGTACCCGCATCCGTAGATGCCGCAGCTCCGCCGACACGGGCCGCCCGACCAGCAGCAGTTCGTCGGCCTTGTCGAGGTAGGTCAGCACCCGCGACTGCGGGTCGAGGCGGCCAAGATCGGCGAACACCGGCCGGACCGCAGCGAGCTCGCGCAGAACGCTTGGTCCCTTGATCCGCAGCTCCTCGACCGTCGCCGCCGCGGCATCGCTCGGTGGTGCCACGATCACATCGGCGCCGACCCGCAGGTGCTGCACGAAGTCGGCGCCGTCACCGATCGGGCCGCCACGAACGCTCGATGCCAGGCTCGCCAACCCGGGCTCGTCGTAGGTGTCCCAGCGGCTGCCCAGATCCCCGCCGGCCGCGTCGACCTCCACCACCACTGGCGGGGGCGCCGGGTGTGGCCAGCGGGCTGCCATCGCCACCGCCAACGTGGTCGCGCCGGGAGACCCTTTCGCAGACCCGAAACAAAGCAGCATCCCGCGCTCACCGTCCTGGGCTCTGCAGGATCAGCGCGACGTCTCCGGTCGCGGAGGCGATCCGCACCGCCGACTCGGCCGACATCTGCAGCGACACCACGGTGATTCCGGAGCTGTCGGTCAGGTCGACGGCCCTGACGACCGCGGGCGCTTGCGGAGGCGGGTCAACCGCGCCGCCCTGGGGCACGATGACGACGAGAACCGACGCGCCAGGTGTCAGCCCTGACGGCGCCCGCCCCGTCTTGACCCCGACGGCGATGACCGACTGGCCCGGCGGTGGGTCGGTCACCGCGCCGAGCTGATCGGAGGTCAACAGCGCGCCGGCGGCGAGCGGGACAGCCGCGGTTCGCCCCACCACCGCACTCCGCTCGCTCACGCGCACCACGTGCAGCGCCTGATCGGGAACGATGTGCACCACCCGGATGTCCTCGTCGCTGAGTTGCGTCCCCGCCGCGACCGGGCGTGCCATGGCGAGGACGTCGATGCCCGGATCGACGCGCAGCCCGACCGCCCCGAACGCCACGGCGCCCAGCACCACCAGCAACGCGCCGCCCAGCAGGCGGGGAACCGAGCGCCGGCGGCGCGTACCGGGTGCGTCTACGACGGTGCGTGTCTCGAGTGGTGTCCTGCGGGCCGTGGGCCTGGCAGACGTCGCTGTGCTCATCGCCGCGCGCTCCTCATGACTTCGTATTGACGGCCGAGGCCTCGAGCACCTGGACAGAGACGCTTGTGGTCGAGGTGAGATTCGGTTCGCTGCCCGACGTGCCGCCGCCGGACCAGGTGATCCGCCACGTGATCGTCGCGGTCACCGTGTACGTGCCGCCGCTACTGCGCCGCGACGGCGAGGTGTAGGTGTGGCCGCAATCCGGCGACGCCTTCCTCGGGTCCGTGCCCGCCTTCCATGCAGTTCCCTGGCCGCATTCCTTGGTGCCGCCGTCGCCGGTGGACCAGGTCACCGTCGTCGGCGTGCCAACCGCCGTCACCGACAGACCGGCCAGGCTCGCCGTGGCGGACCGCGGCGACCACACCGCATCGTCGATCCACAGCCACGTCGGCACGTACACGACCTGGGGGGCCGGCGGCGCCGGATTCAACCGGATCCGCGGCGCCGGCAGGTTCAGGTGACGGATCGCCTCCTGGGCAAGCCGCTGTAAACCGGGGTTTGAGTCGTAGACCCGGTAAAGGATCAGCCCCGGCGGCCAGAAGTTGGTGATCGGATCACCGCAGGAACCGACGTACCAGTACCCGGGTGGATCGACCTTGCCGCCCAACGCCTCGGCGAACTTCAGGTCGTCGCCGGTAGCCTTCTGCCAATAGCAGTAGCTCTCGCCCAGCCAGCCCTTGCCCTCGACGTAGCAGGGGATTGTCTCACCGGCCCCATTACGGCAGCCCGAGGACCCGCTGCCACCGCCTCCTTCCGACCCTCCCGGCGTCCCGATCTGGATCACGCAAGCCGGGTTGGTGGGATTCGCTGTGCAGTTCACCGGATCGCCCAGACCGGCCTGAGCGGCCACAGCATTGGTGAGGAGGAGGGCGACAGCAGCACCTCCGACCGCGACAAGGCTTCGTGTCACTGGCAGCATGCTTGACCTCAACTCAGCACGTTCCGGCCGATTGGAGGGCGAAGGAGGTCACTTTCCAGGTCCCGTCGTCGAGGCGGGACACGCTGGCCTTCGCCGACTGTCGGCCGCCGGGAGTGTCCTTGTAGGGAGAGCCGTCTTTCTTGACCAAGCGCGTCTTGGACGTGTCGACGCAGTCCTTGATGTCGACCGTCGGCGGTGACGCGTTCGGTCGCACCGTGGTCACCTTCGGGTGCAGCGTGACGTCGCCCTGGCCCACAAGGCCGTCGCGTTGCATCGAGGTCAACCCGTCGACGAACACCTTCAATGCGTCTCCTTGGGTGTATCGCGCAAGGTCGGCGTGCTGCGGGT
Proteins encoded:
- a CDS encoding SAF domain-containing protein yields the protein MSTATSARPTARRTPLETRTVVDAPGTRRRRSVPRLLGGALLVVLGAVAFGAVGLRVDPGIDVLAMARPVAAGTQLSDEDIRVVHIVPDQALHVVRVSERSAVVGRTAAVPLAAGALLTSDQLGAVTDPPPGQSVIAVGVKTGRAPSGLTPGASVLVVIVPQGGAVDPPPQAPAVVRAVDLTDSSGITVVSLQMSAESAVRIASATGDVALILQSPGR